The Candidatus Micropelagos thuwalensis genome has a window encoding:
- a CDS encoding carboxymuconolactone decarboxylase family protein: MRISLPDTTTATEFDPGAVYIPEIAKAGGAFAKAVYSNSKLPLRTFEAARIVTAMINGCKICMNWRAARDVSQFGIENGVDKNGDAPDEEFYLALLDDDYTGLSRQEELAIQYAKLMGTDPQKLSADDAFWNEMRTEFSEAELTDLTYCVAMWMGLGRMTHVLGLDSGCEVTPQS, from the coding sequence ATGAGAATTTCTTTACCAGATACAACGACGGCAACCGAGTTTGATCCGGGTGCTGTTTATATTCCTGAAATCGCCAAAGCAGGCGGAGCATTTGCTAAAGCCGTTTATTCAAATAGCAAGCTACCATTAAGAACATTTGAGGCTGCCCGAATTGTTACAGCAATGATTAATGGCTGCAAAATATGCATGAACTGGCGTGCTGCAAGAGATGTCAGCCAGTTCGGCATAGAGAATGGTGTCGACAAAAATGGTGATGCACCTGATGAAGAATTTTATTTGGCCCTACTAGATGATGATTATACCGGACTCTCTCGACAAGAAGAACTCGCCATACAATATGCCAAGCTTATGGGAACAGACCCTCAAAAACTGTCAGCCGATGATGCCTTCTGGAATGAGATGCGTACCGAATTCTCAGAAGCGGAATTGACGGATTTAACCTATTGCGTTGCTATGTGGATGGGATTGGGGCGTATGACCCACGTGCTAGGCCTCGACTCAGGTTGCGAGGTAACACCCCAGTCATGA
- a CDS encoding FAD-dependent oxidoreductase, with protein sequence MENIWDVICIGAGSAGLPLAIQVAKRNGKILHIEADNRIGGTLHWSTGQVAAAQTKLQKRMGIQDSPDEHYEDAQRIGKGKIDPTILRLFVDNAAATLDWLEDLGFCPAPNMPVAGENHEAYRTRRYLWGEKGGISFLEILKPIYEKFLNEGKITLKTQTKFTELILNNSGEVTGVKVINKDGSQENFSSKNIVLTTGGYASNKDEWELNTPQYPFYSHCNPFSQGDGLRAARSIGADTGGGENFLCTFSGWLERPQDPLSIEFLMLSPKDRNIWEIFVDSNGKRFMQEDHPSIEYREHALMKQPEMRMNIIFDDKIIQNATPISLLDFDKYKSKFGNHDNFVKADTIEQLAEKINVPFGNLLKTIENYNHAVENQIDHEWNKFFLIRKIETPPFYAIKSNGFTIVSPEGLKVNDQLNVINKEGKCIKNLYAAGEILGFGNTSGHGFVGGMSLTPAMTFGKILGENILKW encoded by the coding sequence ATGGAAAACATTTGGGACGTTATCTGTATAGGTGCGGGTTCTGCGGGGCTGCCTTTAGCAATTCAAGTTGCTAAAAGAAATGGTAAGATTCTTCATATTGAAGCTGATAATAGAATTGGCGGAACTTTACATTGGTCAACTGGACAAGTGGCAGCTGCTCAAACAAAGCTACAGAAAAGGATGGGAATTCAAGACTCTCCTGATGAGCATTATGAAGATGCGCAAAGAATTGGTAAGGGAAAAATAGACCCAACAATTTTGAGACTATTTGTTGATAATGCCGCAGCAACTTTAGATTGGTTAGAAGATTTAGGTTTTTGTCCTGCACCTAATATGCCTGTTGCTGGAGAAAATCATGAGGCATACAGAACAAGAAGATACCTTTGGGGTGAAAAAGGCGGAATATCTTTTTTAGAGATACTTAAACCAATTTATGAAAAATTTTTAAATGAAGGAAAAATTACTTTAAAGACACAGACAAAATTTACGGAATTAATTTTAAATAATTCTGGTGAGGTAACCGGTGTAAAAGTAATTAATAAAGATGGTAGCCAAGAAAATTTTTCGTCAAAAAATATTGTACTGACTACTGGTGGGTATGCATCAAATAAGGATGAATGGGAACTAAATACCCCTCAATATCCTTTTTATTCTCATTGTAACCCCTTTTCTCAGGGGGATGGTTTGAGGGCTGCAAGATCAATTGGGGCGGATACAGGTGGGGGTGAAAATTTCTTATGCACATTTTCGGGCTGGCTTGAGCGACCTCAAGATCCACTTTCAATTGAATTTTTGATGTTGTCACCAAAAGACAGAAATATTTGGGAAATTTTTGTAGATTCTAATGGTAAGCGTTTTATGCAGGAAGACCATCCTAGTATTGAATATCGTGAACATGCACTAATGAAGCAACCTGAAATGAGAATGAATATTATTTTTGATGATAAGATTATTCAAAATGCTACGCCAATTTCATTATTAGATTTTGATAAATATAAAAGTAAGTTTGGTAATCATGACAATTTTGTGAAGGCAGATACTATTGAACAGCTAGCTGAAAAAATTAATGTGCCATTCGGTAATTTATTGAAAACAATTGAAAATTATAATCATGCAGTAGAAAATCAAATTGATCATGAGTGGAATAAGTTTTTTCTTATACGAAAAATAGAAACCCCACCATTCTATGCAATCAAAAGTAATGGCTTTACAATTGTCAGTCCTGAAGGATTAAAGGTAAATGATCAACTAAATGTAATAAATAAAGAAGGAAAATGTATTAAAAATTTATACGCTGCAGGAGAAATTTTAGGATTTGGTAATACATCAGGCCATGGTTTTGTGGGAGGAATGTCGCTTACACCTGCAATGACCTTTGGCAAGATTTTAGGTGAAAATATTCTTAAATGGTAA
- a CDS encoding DoxX family protein, with translation MFTPLLILLILVFPLFVAYSYSSFNGYPINIKKYSCWGLGFNFLFFSLGHFVLTDGMIEMLPMWVPLKTLLIYFTGLIELFVGLMLFIARFQTFAAKLGILIFIIFFPANVYAAINGIGLGGHQWGPIYLLIRAPLQVLLIAWAYFLCLKDIKFNNINLSD, from the coding sequence ATGTTCACTCCTTTACTAATTCTTTTAATTTTAGTTTTTCCATTATTTGTTGCTTATTCTTATTCCAGCTTTAATGGATATCCTATAAATATTAAAAAATATTCTTGTTGGGGTTTAGGCTTTAACTTTCTGTTCTTTTCTCTAGGACATTTTGTATTAACTGACGGAATGATCGAAATGTTACCTATGTGGGTTCCTTTGAAAACCTTATTAATTTATTTTACAGGATTAATAGAGTTATTTGTTGGACTTATGCTTTTTATCGCTAGATTTCAGACATTTGCAGCAAAATTGGGAATTTTGATTTTTATTATTTTTTTTCCAGCAAACGTTTATGCAGCAATCAACGGAATAGGTCTTGGCGGGCATCAATGGGGACCAATATATCTTTTGATAAGAGCACCTTTACAAGTTCTTCTGATAGCTTGGGCATATTTTTTATGTTTAAAAGATATTAAATTCAATAATATAAATTTGAGTGATTAG
- a CDS encoding serine hydrolase domain-containing protein, translating into MRLATILLISFFINYKALAETYFPGDTWETRTADDVNLSNKQIDKLFRLTFNDHATMGAVLIKDGYIVKEQYANGFDKNSFGTSWSTAKSFYAALIGISIDRGEIYSLDDPVSKYVEEFDKPEKKDISIRQILNMTSGLEFPSHEHEKMFFEKDHMKYALNIDLESKPGAKFEYNNVNSMLIGEILRNATGKTAKTLIKERIFSKIGLDNFTAWEDSAGNTLTYCCLDMSARDYSRFGLLFSRDGNWDGNNVISKDYVNETLKPYWGSTPSMGWVHSDTRGYSLQWWISKYDEQAKIYNTSGKFGQFIFIDKDRDIIFTRITKYYPTKGDVQNFGPLKFLKFLGSVDAAIGLARFLNNIGLINFSGGDIQTPVTLEEGESNEFYEQYIEIVNTLATLQAN; encoded by the coding sequence ATGCGGTTAGCAACAATATTATTAATATCATTTTTCATTAACTACAAAGCGTTAGCTGAAACGTATTTTCCTGGCGACACCTGGGAAACAAGAACTGCTGATGATGTCAATCTTAGCAATAAACAAATTGATAAGCTGTTTAGATTAACTTTTAACGACCATGCAACTATGGGTGCTGTTCTAATTAAAGATGGTTACATTGTGAAAGAGCAATATGCGAATGGATTTGATAAAAATTCATTTGGCACTTCATGGTCTACAGCGAAAAGTTTCTATGCAGCATTAATTGGTATTTCAATTGATAGAGGTGAAATTTATAGTCTTGATGACCCTGTCAGCAAGTATGTTGAGGAATTCGATAAACCAGAAAAGAAAGATATTTCTATACGGCAAATTCTTAACATGACAAGTGGCCTTGAATTTCCAAGTCATGAACATGAAAAGATGTTTTTTGAGAAAGATCACATGAAATATGCACTTAATATTGATTTAGAGAGTAAACCCGGAGCAAAATTTGAATACAACAATGTCAACTCGATGTTGATAGGTGAGATTTTAAGGAATGCGACTGGCAAAACAGCAAAAACTCTTATTAAAGAAAGAATATTTAGCAAGATTGGTTTGGATAACTTTACTGCATGGGAGGATAGCGCTGGAAATACTCTTACTTATTGTTGCTTAGACATGTCTGCCAGAGATTACTCAAGATTTGGATTATTGTTTTCAAGGGACGGTAATTGGGATGGAAACAATGTGATTTCTAAAGATTATGTTAATGAAACACTTAAACCATATTGGGGAAGCACACCTAGTATGGGGTGGGTACATAGTGACACTAGAGGCTATAGCTTACAATGGTGGATTTCAAAATATGATGAACAAGCTAAGATTTATAATACTAGCGGCAAATTTGGACAGTTTATTTTCATAGATAAAGACAGAGATATTATTTTTACACGTATAACAAAATACTATCCAACTAAAGGAGATGTTCAAAACTTTGGACCTCTTAAATTTTTGAAATTTTTGGGTAGTGTTGATGCTGCCATCGGTTTAGCAAGGTTTCTTAATAATATAGGTTTAATAAATTTTTCGGGGGGGGATATTCAAACTCCGGTTACCCTTGAAGAGGGTGAGTCAAATGAGTTTTACGAGCAATATATCGAAATTGTAAATACCTTAGCTACACTTCAAGCGAATTAA
- a CDS encoding DUF2141 domain-containing protein has translation MKNSHYINGLLFRTKLFVLSILLTTSNSFSAETNLKINILNLDKPGVLYLSVCQDKESFERTVKETEEKNCIRASQEMSPQNSQTTMKLPFGEHAISLFVDFNGNKKIDKNFLGIPKEPYGFSNNVIGKMSAPKFDQAKFKILGPTSQNIKLRIGIPKQD, from the coding sequence ATGAAAAACTCTCACTATATTAATGGATTGCTGTTTCGGACAAAACTTTTTGTTTTATCTATATTATTAACAACCTCAAATTCTTTTTCTGCGGAGACGAACTTAAAAATAAATATTTTAAACTTAGACAAACCAGGAGTGTTATATCTAAGCGTTTGTCAAGATAAGGAAAGTTTTGAAAGGACAGTTAAAGAGACTGAAGAAAAAAATTGTATTCGTGCCTCACAGGAAATGAGTCCTCAAAATTCTCAAACAACAATGAAGTTGCCCTTTGGCGAACATGCAATAAGTCTGTTTGTTGATTTTAACGGAAATAAAAAAATAGATAAAAATTTTTTAGGGATTCCAAAAGAGCCATATGGGTTTTCTAATAATGTTATTGGTAAAATGTCTGCACCAAAATTTGATCAGGCTAAATTTAAGATCTTAGGGCCTACCTCGCAAAATATAAAACTTAGGATTGGTATTCCTAAGCAAGATTAA
- the sppA gene encoding signal peptide peptidase SppA: MKFIKSFFSWIGLFLEKARFFILNLGTAFILILFILIIINVLISKPEVKDSIGSVLIIDPKGSVVDQEVFNKYFLFNARDASAEQIQTRDLIQLIRSAAADDDIPAVLIDFSSTSFAGPTTAINIAKELKALRESGKRVIAFNDHLSTASYLMASQASELWVHPVGSVSVRGLGGLNAYQRELYKNLKVNFHNYSQGEFKSALEPNTRSNMSENERNQRQALLNPIWNEMKSLMADGRSIEASVIQSFADNFVGFIGEAALGNIDYAKTNNIIDGTKSFPEFRQYMIDEFGLDEEAEIDTYKSISYKDYEKHINRKDIYSDNQISVITAEGAIMEGEVSRGVAGANELIRQIRSAYEENNTKAIILRVNSPGGSIIASEMIRDELLAAKKKDINIIVSMGDYAASGGVYISTPADYIFAEPTTITGSIGVAFAIPTFEKVIDFIGVNFDGVVTSKHGGWNLAQAIDDDLDKIFVSWGADAYRRFIHFVSESRSQSPKDIEKIANGRVWIGTNANAIGLVDEIGGIEEAIKYAANMNALKDYQVKYYGDELTYGEKIIKKLQKNSEISQRVPSVLSALDGLVGLLETFISIKEPKALFTCMDCLVELD, from the coding sequence TTGAAGTTTATTAAATCCTTTTTTTCTTGGATCGGACTATTTTTGGAAAAGGCAAGGTTTTTCATCTTAAACCTCGGTACAGCCTTCATTTTGATCTTATTTATTCTCATAATTATCAACGTGCTAATTTCCAAGCCTGAAGTAAAAGACTCTATCGGCAGTGTGTTAATAATTGATCCTAAGGGTAGTGTGGTTGATCAAGAGGTGTTTAATAAATATTTTTTATTTAATGCCAGAGACGCTTCAGCTGAACAAATTCAAACAAGAGATCTTATACAATTAATAAGATCGGCAGCAGCAGATGACGACATTCCTGCTGTACTGATTGATTTCTCATCTACGAGTTTTGCTGGCCCAACCACAGCAATCAATATTGCAAAAGAATTAAAAGCTCTTCGAGAGTCTGGTAAAAGAGTTATTGCTTTTAATGATCATTTATCTACAGCTTCTTATTTAATGGCATCACAGGCTTCAGAGTTATGGGTTCATCCTGTTGGAAGCGTCAGCGTTCGAGGTCTTGGTGGATTAAACGCGTATCAAAGAGAACTATATAAAAATCTAAAAGTTAATTTTCACAATTATTCTCAAGGAGAATTTAAGTCTGCGCTTGAGCCAAATACAAGGTCAAACATGTCAGAAAATGAAAGAAACCAGAGACAGGCATTGTTAAATCCAATATGGAATGAAATGAAATCTCTTATGGCAGACGGGCGCAGCATTGAGGCCAGCGTGATACAATCTTTTGCGGACAATTTCGTTGGATTTATTGGTGAAGCTGCATTAGGGAATATTGATTATGCCAAAACGAATAATATCATCGATGGCACAAAATCATTTCCAGAATTTCGTCAGTATATGATTGATGAATTTGGTCTAGACGAAGAGGCTGAGATCGATACTTACAAATCTATTTCCTATAAGGATTATGAAAAGCATATAAATAGAAAAGATATCTACAGTGATAATCAAATATCTGTAATTACCGCTGAAGGTGCCATTATGGAAGGCGAAGTTTCTAGAGGTGTGGCGGGTGCAAACGAGCTTATAAGGCAAATCAGGTCTGCATATGAAGAAAACAATACAAAAGCAATAATTCTGAGGGTTAATAGCCCAGGTGGGTCTATTATTGCCAGTGAAATGATAAGAGATGAGCTACTAGCTGCAAAAAAAAAGGACATCAACATAATTGTATCTATGGGCGATTACGCTGCATCTGGGGGGGTTTATATTTCAACTCCAGCCGATTACATTTTTGCTGAACCGACAACCATTACTGGCTCTATAGGCGTAGCATTTGCTATCCCAACATTTGAAAAAGTAATTGATTTTATTGGTGTTAACTTTGATGGCGTTGTTACATCTAAACATGGTGGCTGGAATTTGGCTCAAGCTATTGATGATGATTTGGATAAAATCTTTGTGAGTTGGGGGGCAGATGCCTACCGCCGATTTATTCATTTTGTATCTGAGTCAAGATCTCAATCACCTAAAGATATTGAAAAAATTGCAAATGGCAGGGTCTGGATTGGAACAAATGCTAATGCAATAGGTTTGGTAGATGAAATCGGAGGAATTGAAGAGGCTATCAAATATGCGGCAAACATGAATGCACTAAAAGACTATCAAGTTAAGTATTATGGAGATGAACTTACTTACGGAGAAAAAATAATCAAAAAATTACAAAAAAATAGTGAAATTTCACAAAGGGTGCCCAGTGTTCTGTCTGCTCTTGATGGTTTAGTAGGACTCTTAGAAACATTTATAAGTATCAAAGAACCAAAAGCTTTATTTACTTGTATGGATTGCTTGGTTGAACTCGATTAA
- a CDS encoding DUF805 domain-containing protein, whose translation MGFKNTFNFSGKSNRGDFWFFFLFFLIAYLCVWILDELFFDVTVDLNDLPLMTFMPLGYIDPEVGLIVLLFRPVMVVPSMSATIRRLHDVGKSGWWSILWIFPLPILGWFWLVPLLLRPTKDSARAVE comes from the coding sequence GTGGGTTTTAAAAATACATTCAATTTCTCCGGCAAATCGAATAGGGGAGATTTTTGGTTCTTCTTTCTTTTTTTTCTCATAGCTTATTTATGTGTATGGATTTTGGACGAGTTGTTTTTCGACGTCACTGTCGACCTTAATGACTTGCCCCTAATGACCTTTATGCCACTTGGGTACATTGACCCCGAAGTGGGTTTAATAGTTTTGCTGTTTCGGCCTGTAATGGTCGTACCATCAATGTCTGCAACTATCAGAAGATTGCACGATGTTGGAAAAAGCGGATGGTGGAGTATTTTATGGATTTTTCCACTGCCGATATTGGGTTGGTTTTGGTTGGTACCTTTACTTTTGCGACCAACCAAGGACTCGGCAAGAGCGGTTGAGTAG
- the guaA gene encoding glutamine-hydrolyzing GMP synthase, producing MDRILIVDFGSQVTQLIARRVRESGVYCEIVPFQSASEKFTEIDPKAVILSGGPNSVADLDTPRAPDEILSSGKPLLGICYGQQTLCAQLGGRVETSDEREFGRSMLSLSKASPLFEGIASPGSDIQVWMSHGDRVMSLPEKFEVIGTSENAPFAAIANETDKIYGVQFHPEVVHTPDGAKMLRNFTHHIAGCDGKWSMAAFKKKAIDQVRAQVGEGRVICGLSGGVDSSVVAVLLHEAIGEQLTCVYVDTGMMRAGESEQVVSLFRDHYNIKLVHKDASDLFLSKLDGVSDPEQKRKIIGATFIDVFEAEAEAIGGADFLAQGTLYPDVIESVSFTGGPSVTIKSHHNVGGLPERMNIKLVEPVRELFKDEVRDLGRELGLPDAFVGRHPFPGPGLAIRLPGEITSEKLDILRKADVVYLDEIRKQGLYDEIWQAFAVLLPVRTVGVMGDSRTYDYVCALRAVTSTDGMTADYYPFTHEFLSRVSTRIINEVRGINRVVYDVTSKPPGTIEWE from the coding sequence ATGGATCGCATTCTGATAGTTGATTTTGGCAGTCAGGTAACTCAGCTTATTGCCCGACGAGTCAGAGAAAGCGGTGTCTATTGTGAAATTGTTCCTTTCCAGAGTGCCTCGGAAAAATTTACAGAAATTGATCCAAAGGCCGTTATTTTATCAGGCGGCCCTAATAGCGTTGCTGATCTGGATACGCCGCGTGCCCCAGATGAAATTTTAAGTTCCGGCAAACCGTTACTCGGTATTTGTTATGGTCAACAAACTCTATGTGCCCAGCTTGGTGGGCGTGTTGAAACGTCTGATGAACGTGAGTTTGGTCGTTCTATGCTATCTTTATCAAAAGCCAGCCCTCTCTTTGAAGGTATCGCAAGTCCGGGTTCTGACATTCAAGTCTGGATGAGCCATGGCGATCGCGTTATGTCGCTCCCTGAAAAATTCGAAGTGATTGGCACATCCGAGAACGCACCTTTTGCTGCTATTGCAAATGAAACGGACAAAATCTATGGGGTTCAATTCCATCCCGAAGTGGTGCATACGCCTGATGGCGCTAAAATGTTACGGAATTTTACTCATCATATCGCTGGATGTGATGGAAAATGGTCAATGGCAGCTTTCAAGAAAAAGGCTATTGATCAGGTGCGTGCACAAGTTGGCGAGGGGCGGGTAATTTGCGGTCTCTCCGGCGGGGTGGATAGTTCTGTTGTTGCCGTATTGCTCCATGAGGCGATTGGGGAGCAACTAACCTGTGTCTATGTTGATACTGGCATGATGCGTGCAGGCGAAAGTGAGCAGGTGGTTAGCTTGTTCCGTGACCATTACAACATCAAGCTTGTTCATAAAGATGCCTCTGATTTGTTTTTATCCAAACTCGATGGTGTCTCTGATCCCGAGCAAAAGCGTAAGATTATTGGTGCAACTTTTATTGATGTTTTTGAAGCTGAGGCAGAAGCTATTGGTGGCGCTGATTTTCTGGCACAAGGCACGCTTTATCCCGATGTTATCGAAAGTGTGTCTTTCACTGGCGGCCCGAGTGTGACGATTAAGAGCCATCATAATGTTGGTGGCTTGCCTGAGCGCATGAATATTAAGTTGGTTGAGCCGGTGCGTGAGCTGTTTAAAGATGAAGTGCGTGACTTAGGGCGTGAGCTAGGTTTGCCAGATGCTTTTGTCGGGCGGCATCCATTTCCCGGCCCTGGTCTGGCTATTCGTCTTCCCGGTGAAATTACGTCAGAGAAATTGGATATTCTAAGAAAAGCCGATGTCGTTTATCTCGATGAGATACGCAAGCAAGGCCTTTATGATGAGATATGGCAAGCATTCGCAGTCTTGTTACCAGTGCGAACTGTAGGTGTTATGGGTGATAGCCGGACTTATGATTATGTATGTGCGCTTCGTGCTGTGACTTCTACCGATGGTATGACAGCGGATTATTATCCTTTCACACATGAATTTCTTAGTCGTGTTTCAACGCGTATTATTAATGAAGTACGCGGCATTAACCGCGTTGTGTATGACGTGACATCTAAGCCACCTGGAACAATTGAGTGGGAGTAA
- a CDS encoding tetratricopeptide repeat protein: MMKRFLILPVTALFFLGIFLVSQPLTAATSDMEMLSKKLYLEADLAFKNKELDKADNLLTQSLLANPANADAFFLKGHLSSLNEDPAEGLRLISRGLNINPKDLKALLWAGEAAVSLEDFEEADIHLKRLEKLCGDCAEQQTLLLKIEDASTQDQDEAEKNKPEQSEE; encoded by the coding sequence ATGATGAAACGATTTTTGATTTTACCTGTGACGGCTTTATTCTTCTTGGGCATATTTTTGGTGTCTCAACCCCTCACGGCCGCTACCTCTGATATGGAAATGCTGTCTAAAAAGCTTTACCTTGAGGCTGATTTAGCTTTCAAAAATAAAGAGCTTGATAAAGCCGATAATCTTCTCACGCAATCATTGCTTGCCAATCCTGCCAATGCTGATGCTTTTTTCCTCAAAGGACACTTATCAAGTTTGAATGAGGATCCTGCAGAGGGGTTACGACTTATCTCGCGTGGTTTGAACATCAACCCAAAGGATTTGAAGGCTCTTCTTTGGGCAGGTGAGGCAGCGGTATCGTTGGAAGATTTTGAAGAGGCTGATATTCACCTAAAACGTCTTGAGAAACTGTGCGGTGACTGTGCCGAACAACAAACGCTTTTATTAAAGATTGAAGATGCCTCAACTCAAGATCAAGATGAGGCTGAAAAAAATAAACCCGAACAGTCGGAAGAATAA
- the guaB gene encoding IMP dehydrogenase, with the protein MSKNIETFQEALTFDDVLLRPAASNILPSQADTTTKLTKTITLGIPLLSAAMDTVTESQLAIAMAQAGGLGVLHRNMTPAEQAAEVRKVKKFESGMVVNPVTISKDDKLSDALDLMAEHKISGIPVTEASGRLVGILTNRDVRFASEPNKPVSEYMTKENLVTVREAVSHEEAKKLLHYHRIEKLLVVDDDYKCVGLITVKDMEKARLHPNAAKDPQGRLRVAAASTVGDEGYERAEILIDAETDLIVVDTAHGHSVRVAEMVTRIKKNYPDVQVLAGNVATGEGTQSLIDAGADAVKVGIGPGSICTTRVVAGVGVPQLTAIIDAVSVAEKAGIGIIADGGIKYSGDMAKAIAAGASSVMIGSLLAGTTEAPGEVFLYQGRSYKSYRGMGSVGAMARGSADRYFQQDIADTMKLVPEGIEGQIPFKGMAGDVIHQLVGGLRAAMGYTGAANIESFQRDTSFVKMSSASLRESHVHDVVITREAPNYKGSGQG; encoded by the coding sequence ATGAGCAAAAACATAGAAACCTTTCAAGAAGCCCTCACATTTGATGATGTTTTGCTCCGCCCTGCGGCTTCTAACATCCTGCCTTCTCAGGCCGACACAACCACAAAACTGACAAAAACTATAACGCTGGGTATTCCTTTGCTATCTGCTGCTATGGATACGGTAACGGAGTCTCAACTTGCTATTGCGATGGCTCAAGCCGGGGGGCTTGGTGTTTTGCATCGTAATATGACACCTGCTGAACAAGCCGCTGAAGTTCGCAAGGTAAAGAAATTTGAGTCCGGCATGGTCGTTAACCCTGTTACGATTTCTAAGGATGATAAACTTTCCGATGCCCTCGACTTGATGGCGGAACATAAAATTTCCGGTATTCCCGTAACGGAAGCGTCGGGCAGGCTTGTTGGCATTCTCACTAACAGAGATGTTCGTTTTGCCAGTGAACCTAACAAGCCCGTCTCTGAATATATGACAAAAGAAAATCTGGTAACTGTCCGCGAAGCAGTAAGCCATGAAGAGGCGAAGAAACTGCTTCATTATCATCGTATCGAAAAACTTTTGGTCGTTGATGATGATTATAAATGCGTCGGCTTGATTACTGTTAAAGATATGGAAAAAGCGCGTCTGCACCCAAATGCAGCGAAAGACCCGCAGGGCAGATTGCGCGTTGCTGCCGCCAGCACAGTTGGTGATGAGGGTTATGAGCGTGCTGAAATTTTAATTGATGCTGAAACGGATTTGATTGTGGTCGATACCGCGCATGGTCATTCCGTGCGTGTAGCTGAAATGGTGACACGGATTAAGAAAAACTATCCCGACGTTCAGGTGCTAGCCGGTAATGTGGCGACAGGAGAGGGGACACAATCTCTGATTGATGCCGGTGCTGACGCAGTTAAGGTTGGTATTGGGCCAGGGTCAATTTGTACAACGCGAGTGGTCGCCGGTGTGGGGGTTCCTCAGTTGACGGCGATTATTGATGCAGTCAGTGTCGCTGAGAAAGCAGGTATCGGTATTATAGCTGACGGCGGGATTAAATATTCAGGTGATATGGCAAAGGCAATCGCAGCTGGCGCCTCATCAGTGATGATTGGATCTTTATTGGCTGGGACGACGGAAGCACCTGGAGAGGTTTTCCTTTATCAAGGGCGGTCATATAAATCTTATCGCGGCATGGGTTCTGTTGGTGCGATGGCACGCGGATCAGCCGATAGATATTTTCAGCAAGATATTGCCGATACTATGAAGCTCGTGCCTGAGGGCATAGAAGGTCAAATTCCCTTTAAGGGTATGGCTGGGGATGTCATACACCAGCTGGTTGGTGGTCTTCGTGCCGCCATGGGGTATACGGGCGCAGCAAATATAGAGAGTTTCCAGAGAGATACGAGCTTTGTGAAAATGTCTTCAGCGAGTTTACGTGAAAGTCACGTTCATGATGTGGTAATTACACGTGAAGCACCAAATTACAAAGGGTCTGGGCAAGGTTAG
- a CDS encoding RlmE family RNA methyltransferase — translation MPKSGRDGRLRTKVKTAKGRKISSTRWLERQLNDPYVAQAQKEGYRSRAAYKLIEINDKYKLLKPGQCVVDLGCAPGGWTQVAVKRTKSDRNSGAYVIGIDIQDVDMLAGAEILKMDFMDDAAPEEICNLAGRAPDLVLSDMAAAVTGHKKTDHLRTIALAEAAAYFAIENLAPDGAFCAKVFQGGTEADLLSELKKNFTRVIHVKPKASRKESSELYVIALGFKPSA, via the coding sequence ATGCCAAAATCTGGACGTGACGGACGGCTTAGAACAAAAGTTAAAACAGCAAAAGGGCGCAAAATCTCTTCTACGCGCTGGCTTGAGCGACAGCTAAATGATCCCTATGTCGCGCAGGCTCAGAAGGAAGGCTATCGTTCACGGGCGGCATATAAACTTATTGAGATTAACGATAAATACAAACTTTTAAAGCCCGGACAATGTGTTGTTGACCTGGGATGCGCGCCGGGCGGCTGGACGCAAGTAGCCGTAAAAAGAACGAAGTCGGATAGAAATTCTGGCGCTTATGTTATTGGCATTGACATTCAGGACGTTGATATGCTTGCCGGTGCTGAGATTTTAAAAATGGATTTTATGGATGATGCTGCCCCGGAAGAGATTTGTAATTTAGCCGGTCGTGCACCTGATCTCGTTTTGTCAGATATGGCAGCGGCTGTGACAGGGCATAAAAAGACAGATCATTTACGCACTATTGCGCTGGCAGAAGCAGCAGCTTATTTTGCCATTGAAAATCTTGCTCCTGATGGTGCGTTTTGCGCTAAGGTCTTTCAGGGCGGAACAGAAGCAGATTTATTATCTGAATTGAAGAAAAACTTCACGCGCGTTATCCATGTAAAACCCAAAGCCAGCCGTAAGGAATCATCTGAGCTCTATGTAATTGCGCTTGGGTTTAAACCCAGTGCTTAA